The DNA region GGGGCCTAAACTGCACACAATGCAAATCCTTTATCCATTTCATGAGTGcatgttttgataaatggaGAATAAAATAACTTCTTAGAGAAATATTACAGCCGGCCATAAAGAGATTTCGAAGTCATTCAAAGTTCGACATTAATAGACCTCAGAAACTCATCCACACAACCAAACAACAGAAGATCGAGCCCCATCGTCAGCCTCCAACTCACATGGTCTCTGTCATTGGCGTGAATCAAACCTCATACGATCGATGATCATCATTGAATTGTATACAGGTAGGTACTGTGAGGTCACATTCTATGGCCATCAAATTGCTTATCAAATGATGAACAATTGATTACTTTTTTTCGTGCGTTTTTTAAtgtattgttgttgttgttcttttgtTCATAAATATCTGCTGCAGCCATGGCACTGATGATGTCATGGCTGCAGATCACCAATGATCATCTGCAGACTGCATTTACATCTTCTGTCTTTCATCCCATTCAAAGTCATTCTGATCCAACACTTCTGAATGTGTTTCTTAAAAGTGTTTGATCAAAATTACACATACCTTAACATAGTCATCGATCCCACACTGGATCATTTGCAACGATTATCTTCTGCATTTCATCCCATTTGAAACCAGGATTAGAATGGAGTCCCTTTTTAAGATCCCATACTGCTTCTTCCAAGTTCTAAGGCTATTCCTAATGTGTTCTTTTGTCAAAACAAgcccaaaattttcattcaagGCTGTAAGTTCTGCTCTGTGTGCTGCAGGCTTCAAAGGAAATTATGTGCaattaatgcaattttttttttttattctattcgTTACCTTTTCTGgtttgaacccaaaaaaaaaaaaaaaactccggTTGCTTATCCACAAGCACAGAACAAACGTTGCTTATATCCATGGTTACGCACCTTCACCCTCTCCACTAAATTCTCAAGTGGTCATTGGTGTGCACAATCGCCCACCAGCATATGGCATAACCATCACCAAATTATGCAATTCCCCAaaaaacctcttttttttttttccccaaaaaaccaaacaaacaaaataaaataaaatttggggcAAATTGTGTTCCAGCTAGCCTTGTTGatccattttatattttttttcatgatatATTGGCTTTTCtagtatttgtattataagataattttctaattattattttttcctttatgttttaaaattattttagttactaaacacataagaaaacaaattatgtaTTTCCTTCCGTCGGCTTTACACAAATCTCAATCTACAAACCTAGAAACATTAGAAATCTAGACAAAAAAGTACCAAGTATGATGACACACCGACATATAATAAAGATACacatatatgtttatatatataaacacaaacaAGCGTAAATGAGGATGATATCAATCGGTAACCCAAAAATCTAATTTAGATTGTCATAATATACTCTTAGAAGTATTCTTAATTTGCACACCATTGAACCAtctgtgccttttttttttttttttttttgttcaattgtGCTGACATTTCTTTCTCTAcacacttattattattattattattattagggggAACTTCACTTATCCCCCTATACTTTCgtgctttttgcagacacccctctattgttcaaaacctctcactttgatgtatccaactttcgtttcctttcactttgccccttccgttaggattttctgttaaatcctaacggaaagggtgaaaaattacaattgtgcccttattttttattaaaaaataatttttttttttaaaaaaaaattttttaaaaaaaaattaggggtagaAAGGTCTTTTTAACTGCAAAAGCTAACGGTAGGGGGTAtttgaaaggaaacgaaagtttgatacaccaaagtgagagattttgaacaatgggagggtgtctgcaaaaagcaaGAAAGTATAGGAGGGGTAAGTGAAATttccccttattattattattatttgtttctaaTGGCATTTTTTGCATAGAttacccttcatttttttttttaatttttaaaattatgtgtatTATATGTTAGTTTGGCCCCTACAATAATGATTTTCTAGCTTCGCCATTGTAaatggggtggcttggccaacATCAAGCTGGCCATAGGGTGTGCTTGAGTCACCCcctattttttcttgattttttcttttgtattgatttttttttttttttacaatttaccCCTTCCTGGAAGCATTTTTGGGAGTTTTGGTGGTTAAAAGTCAGGCGCTTTGCACGTTACTCATATTTCatccaaaagacaaaaaaactaaaaagatggCTAACTCGTCATAGTTTGATAATTTGTGGGTGTTGAATTTTGACGGCTAAAACACAAAAGCAATCATACTTTCTCGGGGAGGGGAGCGTGTcaagtgtatttttcccatatAGTCTTATCATTCttgtgaaaagaaaaggaaaaagaaaaaagaaaaaagaaaaatgaatccTTAATCCCAATGGCACAACTTTTCTGGAgattttacatattaaaaaaaaaaaaatcacaagttaCATAGAATATGTAAATCAGAAAACCATAAATGGCAATAAAGATGAAAAAGCACAAACATAAAATGCCCCTACACTAACATGGACAAGcttagcaaaaacaaaacacatgaTACAAGGAAAGAAGGCAATTATTTTGGAAGCACTTGGTGCTTGCTGATCACGACCGTTGAACTCAACTCAGAAAATCTTGCAATGCCTCGACAATGGAACCCCACCACAGCAAATAAACCATCAATTTCCTTTCAACACAATGAATGCAACCACGGCAACACCAAAGGACTCCAACATTCCATGCCCGCTAAGACTTACAGCAGCAGCCTCGTCCACTTTGGCAGCGTCAGAGGGACTCTCCGGAGCATCCTCCTTTGTCGTCTTAGGCTTCGACGCTGCTGGTACTGGAGCTGCAGCTACTTTTTTAGGCTTAGGATTGAAAATGTCCAGCGGAAGAAGCACTTTGCTCACCTGATAAATAACAAGTTGGTCATCCGAATACACTGTGCCGCCCAATGTGGTGTTCACAAGGCCAGTCGAGATGTTCACTTGGTTTCCAGCGGTGGTAATGTTTAGAGGAAACGCACCGGCATCTCCGGCTTCAGTCGGCACTGGATTGCTCAAGGTTTGGAAGTTTGAGAGAGCAACAACGGTGTTCAAGATATGAAATTGTATTAATTGGGTCTTTTGCAGGTCAGATAGAGAGTTTATGGTGCCCGGTTTAAGGTTCGAAAATGCGGAATCAATAGGAGCAAAGATGGTAAACCCAATGTTGGAATTATTGAGCTGCCCATAAAGTTGCTTAGCCACACCTGTGCTCTTTAAGAGGCGAACAAAGACCGAGTACCCATGAGCCTTTTCGAGGATTTTGGGGACGTCGGTGGGACCTTTCTGCACCGGGACCAGGGCGGGCTGGGCTGGGGCTTTGGCCGGCTGGACTGGGGGAATGGCGGGCTGAGCTGGGGGATTTGCGGGTTGAGCCGGAGGATTGGCGGGCTGGGCCGGGGCATTGGCGGGCTGGACTGGAGCCGCAGCCGGCTGGGCTGAAGTTGTGATGCAATGGAAGAGAAACACAAGAAGAATTGAGAGGGAGGAGATAGCCTGTTTGGTCATATTTGAAGTGTTGCTTTGTTTGCTTGGGAAATTGAGAATTGGAAGTGAGTGTTTGATATGAGTGGGAAGGAGGAGAGGGGTTTTATTGAGGGCGGGAGAGAGTACTGTAGTTAGGTGAAAGGGTAGAATTATAGTTACAAATCATTAGTTGTTTGCAGCTTATCTGTCTTGGAAAGGTGGAGGGAGTGAATGGATAGAATGAGAGCTTTCGCTGGTTTTGCTTGGGAAGGCAGGAAAGAGAGAGTGTATCTCAATTTGATGTGCGGGCgaaaaagagatgaatatatataattgctttgCTTTCACAGACAAAATTGCTGTGGCATCCACCCCTACGGAAGTACGTAGttgatccaatttttttttttttttttaaaagagagtATGTTAAGCTTTTATTTTCGTTCATTTCATTTGATAAAGACCTCATGAGTTGGTTCATTTCACAAACACATAAACATTGCATCAACTATATTGGTTTTTGTCGGCTTAATAAAATAAACGCcaataaaaagttaaaacttttttgacgatgttgtgagtgcacttgtgagtattaTGTCACACagtgagaaaatataaaaaaaaattagtgtttaatatatttaagtcGACCTTAgctcattagcttaggcttttgggctaaaATTGtgttcaattaattatattaatgtactctgggtaaaaactccataaccacTTTATCTttcaacaaatggtatcagagccatggttaCAGTGAGGGGGAGTTGGatcaatgtgaagagactcacaagtgaggagAAGATTATTGTGAGTGCACTTGCcagtgttgtgtcccacattgagaaaatataaaagaaaaagtgtactttttggccttaggcttttggactagagttgtgttcaattatgtatattaatgtatttttcgTAAAAACTTCATAAGTCGACAACAAATTTTATGAACCACCCAAGGCCAAAATGGTTGTGCAGGCCGGCTAGCCTTCCTCTGCCACCAACTTACTTTCCCTCCTTCCTCTACAACTCATCACCACCTTCTTTTATGAAACTGATCACGGCGGCTACCTCTTCCTCAATGTGGACACATAATTGACTCATATATACACAAAGTAAAAACACTTCGAACGATAATGTGAGAACTCTCTCCCTTCGCCAAACTAGCTTGATGAAGAATTTTATGATCGCGATGAGCATGTTTAGCAGCAGAGctaaaaaattaccaaattaaaaatataataaatgtaatttaaaaataaaaaaaaatgaatgtttttCAACTGCAACCGTTAGGTTTCCACAACTAGAGTTTTAGAATGATATTCTTTAACAGCCCTTTTAAGATTTGAAGTTTTGTCATTAAAATTCAACAGtgtattactttttgaaatatcaaatgtttttttttttttttttaatagatagtTTTTAATTTGGACATtgtgattcatatatatatatggaataaatataattatggaataaattatatacagCAAAAGTGTTTACTTTTTTGCTTTGATTATGAACACtacccaacttttttttttaaaacatatatcttTCGTAATTTTCTACAAGctaatattatatgaatcatataATATTCTCTAAGTAGCAAATAGTACTTGATGGGTGATGCAATCAAATAGTACTTGATGGTTGATGCAATCAAAATAACATAtcatttttgccttatttactAACCAGAGAAAAGGAGAAGGTTAccaataattcaatacaaagctttagaaggattttttttttttttttttttttgactttggTTTTCAAAAGATCAAGTGAGCCTCtcttaaaagtttttatttttttttaaataacaaatgTGTAGAGgccattttcaaactttttcttaaataaataaataaaaattgaaaggcTTGTAGTGGCCATACTGCCATAGCCCCCATAGGCCCA from Corylus avellana chromosome ca10, CavTom2PMs-1.0 includes:
- the LOC132163930 gene encoding fasciclin-like arabinogalactan protein 12, with protein sequence MTKQAISSLSILLVFLFHCITTSAQPAAAPVQPANAPAQPANPPAQPANPPAQPAIPPVQPAKAPAQPALVPVQKGPTDVPKILEKAHGYSVFVRLLKSTGVAKQLYGQLNNSNIGFTIFAPIDSAFSNLKPGTINSLSDLQKTQLIQFHILNTVVALSNFQTLSNPVPTEAGDAGAFPLNITTAGNQVNISTGLVNTTLGGTVYSDDQLVIYQVSKVLLPLDIFNPKPKKVAAAPVPAASKPKTTKEDAPESPSDAAKVDEAAAVSLSGHGMLESFGVAVVAFIVLKGN